In one Bacteroidales bacterium genomic region, the following are encoded:
- a CDS encoding DUF2784 domain-containing protein produces the protein MDEILLHIADIFFVIFHSALTIFNALGWIWKKTRKLNLITLILTGASWFILGLFYGIGYCPLTDWHFKILRKLGHTNLPSSYIKYLIERITPFRPDAELVDITTAVVFFVALGLSVFLNIRDGRIKKQGKELL, from the coding sequence ATGGATGAAATCCTATTACATATTGCAGACATCTTTTTTGTAATATTTCACTCAGCGCTAACCATATTCAATGCTTTAGGCTGGATCTGGAAGAAAACACGAAAACTTAATTTAATCACGCTTATTCTTACAGGGGCTTCCTGGTTCATACTGGGGCTGTTCTATGGAATAGGGTACTGTCCGTTAACAGATTGGCATTTTAAGATTCTGCGTAAATTAGGACATACCAACTTACCTTCCTCCTATATTAAATATCTAATAGAACGCATCACACCGTTCAGGCCCGACGCTGAACTTGTCGATATAACTACAGCAGTGGTATTTTTCGTGGCATTGGGTTTGTCGGTATTTCTCAACATCAGGGATGGAAGAATAAAAAAACAAGGTAAGGAATTGCTGTAG
- a CDS encoding redoxin domain-containing protein: MKKLTFFLLILMPLLIQACQGTGNSENKNQKASIVAGEDASKAVTHLTAEEFREKVVDYKNSEKWDYQGDKPCLIDFYADWCGPCKTTSPIIADIAKEYQGKIHVYKVDVDKERELASVMGIQSIPAFLYCPVEGKPRMSSGIGQSKADTRQMFKDNIEQFLLNN; this comes from the coding sequence ATGAAAAAACTAACATTCTTCCTATTAATTCTGATGCCCTTATTAATACAGGCTTGTCAGGGAACAGGCAACAGCGAAAATAAAAATCAAAAAGCCTCAATAGTTGCCGGCGAAGATGCCAGCAAAGCTGTAACCCATCTGACAGCAGAAGAATTCAGGGAAAAAGTCGTGGATTACAAAAACAGCGAAAAATGGGATTACCAGGGCGATAAACCCTGTTTGATAGATTTTTATGCCGACTGGTGTGGTCCATGTAAAACCACTTCTCCCATTATAGCAGATATAGCAAAAGAATATCAAGGAAAGATCCATGTTTACAAAGTGGATGTAGATAAGGAACGGGAATTGGCCAGTGTAATGGGAATCCAGAGCATACCCGCATTTCTTTATTGTCCGGTAGAAGGAAAACCCCGGATGAGTTCGGGAATTGGACAATCCAAAGCGGATACCAGGCAGATGTTTAAAGACAACATTGAACAATTCCTGCTTAACAATTAA
- a CDS encoding DoxX family membrane protein → MKLKADKLKETEVRIIRWMAANGIGLLRISMGIIFLWFGALKFFEGMSPAENLAIRTIEIITFHLIPSKTILYTLAVWEVVIGVGLLLNIYLRITLILLFLQMLGTFTPLFFFPEETFIVFPYALTLEGQYIIKNIVVISGGIILGATLRGGKLTSSTMKQE, encoded by the coding sequence ATGAAGCTGAAAGCAGATAAATTGAAAGAAACAGAGGTTAGGATAATCCGCTGGATGGCTGCTAATGGAATAGGTTTGTTAAGGATAAGCATGGGTATCATTTTCTTGTGGTTTGGCGCCCTCAAATTCTTTGAAGGAATGAGTCCTGCCGAAAATCTGGCAATACGTACCATTGAGATTATTACTTTTCATCTTATACCCTCGAAAACCATCCTTTATACACTGGCAGTATGGGAAGTTGTTATAGGTGTGGGTTTACTATTAAATATCTATTTGAGAATAACATTAATTCTGCTTTTTTTACAAATGCTGGGAACTTTTACTCCTTTGTTTTTCTTCCCGGAAGAAACGTTTATAGTCTTTCCTTATGCCTTAACACTGGAGGGCCAGTATATTATTAAAAATATTGTTGTCATAAGTGGTGGAATTATTTTGGGAGCCACACTAAGAGGAGGAAAATTAACAAGTAGCACAATGAAGCAAGAGTAA